The nucleotide window GACAACGCCCACAACTCAAGGGCCCATGTGCACCTACTTTTACCGTTTTCAAGAGATACCAATTTATAAAAGACCATCATAGCCTCTTAATCCATTTCTGGCCCACTACTATTCATCTCATCCCTCATGGCAGAGTCTGGTCCCGCAGCAGGAGGGAAGGGCAATGAGAAATTGTACAAGAAACGGAAACACCTCAAGGCAAAACAGTCCGCCACAACCTGCCAAACGCCCCCTTGAGCGCGGCGCCTCCTCGGGCCGTGTCCAGGCCGCGCTCGCCGTCCGCAGCCCACGCGCGCAGGGCATCCCAGTCCCGGCACCACGCCTGCTGGCCGTCCGTCAGGTGTCCGGACCCGAAGCCGCTGACGAAGGAGAGCGGCGTCGCGTCCGCAGTGCAGTGCACAGCGTCCGCCAAGACGTTGAGGCAGTAGGCCACGTGCTCGGGCGGCCAGCGCCAGACGTCTttgtcttcctcgtcttctttttccttgCCCCCGTTGGCGTTCATGTTGGATGTGGCGTCTGTGGTATTTGTCGGATGGTGGATGCTGGTCCCGTAGGCTTCCAGTAAGACAATCTGAGATGAGATATGGTCAGAGGAAAGGGGATAGGAAGGGGAGACGCGGCGCGAACAAACAGACAAACAAGGTCAGCTTACTATGCAGCGCATCTGGTACAGACCCCGTATGAAGTAAACTTGGTCTTGGCCCATGCTGGGCGGCGTGAACGTTGCCTGCAAGCTGGATACGCTGCCGTCGTCATGGACCCAGCGGGCATGGCGGCCGTTGATGCGGACCGCCGAAGCTGTCTCTCTCTTGGTTAGAGGCCCTCTCTTCATCGTTTCCGGGCGGAGACAGAGACTGTCCCACACTTACAGTGCGTCTG belongs to Colletotrichum higginsianum IMI 349063 chromosome 5, whole genome shotgun sequence and includes:
- a CDS encoding Thioesterase — its product is MWFSKRNQRDNVAYVGLSTSLPCEEADTSWDGHEVRPKNGFGAQCGRLWIIGLSVYSLFMTILVLVTAEVNLWLATPLGSDPNGFVPATVGAPPRWRTFVRNESNPYHIPDDVFADEIRTRETIERLVQTHWPLTKRETASAVRINGRHARWVHDDGSVSSLQATFTPPSMGQDQVYFIRGLYQMRCIIVLLEAYGTSIHHPTNTTDATSNMNANGGKEKEDEEDKDVWRWPPEHVAYCLNVLADAVHCTADATPLSFVSGFGSGHLTDGQQAWCRDWDALRAWAADGERGLDTARGGAALKGAFGRLWRTVLP